One genomic region from Cydia amplana chromosome Z, ilCydAmpl1.1, whole genome shotgun sequence encodes:
- the LOC134661545 gene encoding amidophosphoribosyltransferase-like: MDGPKGSCEERLADNCQCEGEVTIKSKRHGRGAVESGLTHECGVFGAIGTGEWPTQVDVGQVICLGLVALQHRGQESAGIVTSEGKSARTFNSHKGMGLINNIFNDEAMKKLKGNLGIGHTRYSTSAASEEVNCQPFVVHTAHGALAVAHNGELVNCSSLRKMVLGRGVGLSTHSDSELITQALCLNPPEGETNGPDWPARINQLMRLAPLSYSLVIMLKDKIYAVRDPYGNRPLCLGKILPLGSSYAYKNSSERHNEVLMNGSSKNGIDDKAEGWVVSSESCGFLSIGARYVREVLPGEIVEMSRHGVRTVDVVERPADKQQAFCIFEYVYFARADSMFEGQMVYSARMQCGRMLARESPVDADIVSSVPESGTAAAHGYARQSGIPFMEVLCKNRYVGRTFIQPSTRLRQLGVAKKFGALSENVHGKRIVLIDDSIVRGNTIGPIIKLLRDAGAAEVHIRIASPPLKYPCYMGINIPTREELIANKMEAPKLAKHVGADSLEYLSVEGLVSAIHYNMKSTPSDGVGGHCTACLTGDYPGGLPEADW; the protein is encoded by the exons ATGGACGGTCCAAAGGGATCGTGTGAAGAGAGGCTAGCAGACAACTGCCAGTGCGAGGGGGAGGTCACTATTAAAAGCAAGAGGCATGGCAGGGGTGCCGTCGAATCTg GACTCACACACGAATGCGGCGTGTTCGGCGCCATCGGCACCGGCGAGTGGCCCACGCAGGTGGACGTGGGGCAGGTCATCTGTTTGGGACTAGTCGCCCTCCAGCACAG AGGCCAAGAATCGGCCGGCATCGTGACGTCAGAGGGCAAGAGCGCCCGCACATTCAACTCTCACAAGGGCATGGGCCTCATCAACAACATATTCAACGACGAGGCTATGAAAAAGCTCAAAGGGAACCTCGGTATTGGTCACACTAG ATACTCGACGTCAGCAGCATCTGAGGAGGTGAACTGCCAACCATTCGTAGTGCACACGGCGCACGGCGCGCTCGCCGTGGCTCACAACGGCGAACTCGTCAACTGCTCCAGTCTTAGGAAGATG GTACTTGGCCGAGGCGTAGGCCTCTCCACACACTCGGACTCGGAGCTGATCACACAGGCGCTGTGCCTCAACCCCCCCGAGGGCGAGACCAACGGCCCGGACTGGCCGGCCAGGATCAACCAGCTCATGAG GTTGGCGCCCCTCAGTTACTCTCTGGTGATAATGCTGAAAGACAAAATATACGCCGTGAGGGATCCGTACGGCAACCGGCCGCTCTGCCTCGGCAAGATTCTGCCCCTAGGCTCCTCGT ATGCCTACAAAAACTCATCAGAACGCCATAACGAGG ttttgaTGAACGGCAGCTCTAAGAACGGCATAGACGATAAAGCGGAAGGTTGGGTGGTGTCGTCAGAATCGTGCGGCTTCTTGTCTATTG GCGCCCGATACGTACGCGAGGTGCTCCCCGGCGAGATAGTGGAGATGTCTCGGCACGGAGTGCGCACCGTGGACGTGGTGGAGCGGCCCGCCGACAAGCAGCAGGCGTTCTGTATATTCGAGTATGTGTACTTCGCGCGCGCTGACTCCATGTTCGAAG GTCAAATGGTGTACTCTGCGCGTATGCAGTGCGGCCGCATGCTGGCGCGCGAGTCGCCAGTCGACGCCGACATCGTGTCGTCCGTGCCCGAGTCCGGCACCGCGGCGGCGCACGGCTACGCTAGACAG TCCGGTATTCCCTTCATGGAGGTCCTATGCAAGAACCGCTACGTAGGCCGCACGTTCATCCAGCCCTCCACGCGGCTGCGCCAGCTGGGCGTGGCCAAGAAGTTCGGCGCGCTCTCGGAGAACGTGCACGGCAAACGCATCGTGCTTATTGACGACTCCATAGTGCGGGGGAACACCATTGGACCGATCATTAAGCTGCTGAGAGACGCCGGGGCCGCTGAG GTACACATCAGAATAGCGTCCCCGCCCCTGAAGTACCCATGCTACATGGGCATCAACATACCGACGCGAGAGGAACTCATCGCCAACAAGATGGAGGCGCCGAAGCTCGCCAAACATGTcg GCGCCGACAGTCTGGAGTACCTGAGCGTGGAGGGGCTCGTGAGCGCCATCCACTACAACATGAAGTCGACGCCGAGCGACGGCGTGGGCGGCCACTGCACCGCCTGCCTCACCGGCGACTACCCCGGGGGGCTGCCCGAGGCCGACTGGTGA